TTGGCAAGGGTTAGATCCCAACCCTGGGTAACCACTACAGGCTGGTATTTACTGCTACAGAGAGACTGAGAACAGCTACCCCATGGCAGAAAGGTGACAAGCATcatgtaggggatggggccgcagctccatctgctttgcatgcagaaggtcccaggttcaatccttggcagtatctccaggcaaggctgggaaaggcgcccacctgaaaccttggagagctgctgccagtcagtgcaggcaatactgaactagctggaccaatggtctgactcagtatcaggcaacTTCCTGTCATGACCCCAATCCAGCTGAAGTCAGCCATATGCCCCTTTGAAATCCACAAAACAAGTTTGATGTAATCGAAGTTCTATGGCTTTCAGTTTGAtgtccaatcctatgcatgtttaccaaGAAGTAAGTCCACTGTGTTCCATGGAACGTATGCCCAGGAAACGTATACATAGGATTTCAGCGCTCGGTCTCACCACTAACTTTAGCTGGAGTCATCTCAGAGCATGCAAACAAATCAAGCATGATTAATGCAGCACAGGCTAATTGGCAAGTGTCTGATTGTTAATTTAATCTAATGTGTGTTCAGTGTCCATGGCTTTTGAACACACTTGGATAGAAAATGTTTGACAACTGGGCAACAGACATCTAGGGGGGAAATCTCAGGTTGGACAAGGTAAAGATGATGTAACTGGGATGATGTAACTGGGATGTAAACTGGGATGTAAATtgggaaagccaaagaataccaaaaagaagtcaatatgtgctttattgactacagaaaagccttcgattgcatcgaccatgtcaagttgtggaataacCTTAGGAAAAAGGgcctcccagaacatctcatttttctcatgagaaacctatacacaagacaggaagccacagtccagacggaacatggtgaaatggactggttccagatcagcaaaggagcaggacaaggctgtatactctctcctgatttattcaatttgtatgctgaacatatactgagagaagctggattggaagaggatgaacgtggctttaaagttggaggaagaaacatcaataacctgcgctacgctgatgacaccactctgatagctgagcatgcggatgatctgcaagctctagtaatgaaagtcaaggagcccagtgaaaaaatgggactacgactaaattaatgacaactggtacagcaaccagccttggaattgacaatgaagacattgaagtggtggatagcttcagccttttaggattgactgtcaacagtaaaggatccagcagtcaagaaatacgccgcagactagcacttggtagggttgcaatgaaggccttggaaaggatgtttagatgccatggcgtgtctatacctacaaagattagaatcgtttggacagtggttttccccatgacactctatggatgtgaaagctgaatTTTGGAGCTGGAGAAGTGTCTTGTGgataacatggacagccaggaaaacaaaccaatgtatcatagaacaaatcaatcctgaattttcactcaaggctcaaactatcatactttggacacattatgcgaagatccaggtctcttgagaagtccataatgctggggaaagttgaaggaaagagaagaagaggccgaccagcagcaaggtctcctgcaaccttggagaagccgctgccagtctgtgaagacaatactaagctagatggaccaatggtctgactcaaaatatggcagtttcctatgttcctatgttcctaaggtggatggactagagattacaacagcaatgaaagcaccactgagagatcttaaaggccaagttgaagacagatcatcctggagaaaatctatctatgtggttactaagagtcggCATCAACTCTAATCTAATCAATCTAATCAATTGATCAGTCTAATAAATCTAATCAATTGAtctaatcaataaatcaatcaatccaagCAGATAAGAGCTATAAGGTACTCTGCACATGCAAAAGTGCTATAGAAAAGATAAGACACAAAGGATGTGGCTTGCTCTGACCTTGCCCGCCCCTTTTCAGCTCCTCAGGGCTTTCCTTAGATAAGTTAACATCAGTAACAAATTGCCTCTGGCAGAGCTGACGCCAGGGCTCAAGGCTTGCCTAATTCCCCATTATCAAAGATGGAGATCTATGCAGATGAACATGTCTGCCGCTCCAGGGACGTGAGCCATACTGACCCACACCCGGCCTCCCGGAAGCGCTGTGCAATTAAGCCTAGACTCACAAGACCCGAGAATGCAAGCAAGAAGAAAATAATCATAGCAATAAAACCGGCATTGGAAATATCAGGTCTATCAATTAGATTGggcacaaagcaaacaaacaatatCAGCAACATGCTGATTCTATGAATCTGAATCGCTACCACCTTCTTATCTGGCTGTATGATGGACTTAGATTAGGATGTTGTGGCAGTGGGGGTGCTCCACTCTTTGGAGACCACCATGTCATGTcaccctcagtcatcttttttctaaattaaaaagctccaGACGTTGTAGCCTGGCCCTGCATGATTCACTTCAGACCTTCCTAATAGTCCTTGCAGGGGGCACTCTGTCAAGTGTTTGTGGGGAATAGTACATGTGGGGTTTGGCCAGTTATGAGAAACAAATGGCTCACATTTGTTAGAAAACAGAGTGCATCTTTCCAATATTTATGAAACAATCAAACTAGGACTTCCTTTTCCTGAAAAACTGAAAAATTGTGTCACCAGAAAGAAATCCATTCCCTCTTTCGAGAAATGGCAGTATCAACCTCTCTGTTTCTGTTGTGACAGCTTCGTCTCTTCATCTGTCTCTGATTTAGgacctttggaacataggaagctgccatatactgagtcagaccatgggtccatctagcttagtattgtcttcacagactggcagcagcttctccaaggttgcaggcaggaatctctctcagccctattttggagatgctgccaggaagggaacttagaacctattgattttcccagagcggccccatcccctaaggggaatatctaacagtgctcacacatcaagtctcccattcatatgcaaccaggatgaatcctgcttagctaaggggatgagtcAGGCAAGGAATGTTCTTCCTTTGAACATTTACAGCTGGTTCACTTTTGTCCTTCCCTTGTTAATTTAATATTCCTCATCACCAGAATTGGGCTATAGGACTTGTTTAAAGACCACCAGAGAGACCTCTGTGGTGTCCACTTCTGCCCCCTCAGACTATTCTAATCCTGAGGCTTGAACTGAGGTTCTCATTCCTCACAATGATAgtacttctgagcatgtgcagagttcttcCTCATGAGCACTTAGAATCAGCTTGCGTACCTTTGGGGTGGACAAAGCTTCTGGGATGGAAGGTATAGTTCCCAGACGGACATGACTTCAAGCATCTGTCTTTTTGGAAATTAATCTGGCTGCCCTTTTTAGAATGCTTTGgaaatgtgtttattttttggTACATAGAGCAGACATCCCTAATTCCTTAAAGCTGCATAGAAAAGAGAGACAGCTTCATTTTATGcaactctctcagcctaaccgacctcgcagggttgttatgaggataaaacgGGCAGGAGAGGGGAATTTGTAGAGCTCCTTGGAAAGACGGAATAGAAACATAACTAACAACAGTGTTTCTTCAGAAATAAGCCCTTACTGAgtccaatgggattttttttttttctaaTAAAGAATATGTAGGCATCCTATTTTAGACGTTACCTTGTATGGTGCATGCCGCtgtctgtgcatgtgtttgtatgaatgactgtacatgcgttcatttttaaagtgaacctgctGCACAGGCCACcaaaaatgcagggtacagataagaaCTCTATGACTGTCTGtgagctgaacataatgtgtgaaaaactacttgtGCACACTGTGCATGGGATGAACCTAACATGTGAAGAGGGCCAGAATTGCCTCTTTAAACCTCTGAGCCCCCTCTGCGGAACCAAAGATCCCTCATTTCgcagtgaaacacacacacatgtcccAGGAAAACCACTTCATTGTTTTTGCAGAGTTGAGTTAGTCTGCATTTCCATGGGTTGCAGTTCCAAATTGCCCCCTCAGTATTAACGtccaagggctgagagagaatgttGGGTGAGTGGGGATTTGTTGTTGATACGCGTTCTTACCCTCTTCTTGCAAGATCTCCCAGGCAAGACGCCTTGTTTCCCGCCCTCAAAGTGCTGAGGAAATTAAGCGAGAGTTTCAGAAAAAGACAGACGTCCCGGCTCAGGGGAGGATGTTCCACCAGTGGAAGGAGAAGGGCTCCCGGCAGACGTTGGTGCCACAGTGGACTTCTCCTGACAGCACGTGGTAAGAGAAAAAGTCGTCAATGAAGGTGCAGGTCAGGCCCAGCGGCTCTAAGAGGCGACAAACCTCCTCTTCCAGGCAGCACCGGCCGTGAATGATGGGGCCAAATGGTTTCGGGATGCCCAGACGTTTTCCCAACACAAGCATGTTTACCTTCAGGGAGCAGGAAAGTGATGGTCAGGGTTGGTTAACGTTCCACCCTGCCTGACCCAACAAAGGTTTCCTTGCTGctgaactgctttttaaaaatcctagagactCCGGGGCTATCCTGGagctatccctgctaactgaacaaaagaaaggtaaaggtaaaggtaaagttgtgcccttgagttggtgtccTGTCAACTCCGACCACAGAGTCGTGTGGTTTTctggggttgaccattgcctccatCCACACtatgtgagattatgcctttcagcaccttcctatatctctgctgcccaatagaggtgtttcccatattctgggaaacacctataacaaaagaagcagctttaaaaagttttgaTTGAGCAGCGGGGGGAGcgactgaccctatccatccccagcacatcatccctccagtgactgctgctggtgtctgtcctgtgtttaattttttagattgtgagccctttggggacagggagccattttaatggtttatttgaatggccttccagggtttttaaactgttttaaatgttttaattgttaatggtgttgtgttgtttttaaattgttctgtaaggattgtttttaaaggactgatttgtgggttttatttttgttgttgtgcaccgcccagagctgtttggatgggacAGTATTttcatgtagtagtagtagtagtagtaataataataatatttgcgatgatatctataataataacaacaatattgataataaaattcagccatcccaggtccttgagaaggactcaatgtctggataaaacaaaccagtcaataacacctgtctaactgtgtaaacaagaaataataataataaatatcattaattaatagcaataataaataaattattattattaataaataataattattaattattataataaattgtgtaaatagcataatacaTAATAGAAAGAACAGTCGTCATGAGGATGGTGGTCCCCAAGGAACCCTGAATTGTGTTAAATGCCCCTGCCTAAATGTCTAAGAGGATGAGTGGCTGCCTCACCATGTCCGGAAACAACGCGGTCGCTGAGGAATGTTCTAGAGTAAACAGTTGCGGGATGTCAACGATGTCGCGTTCGCTGAGGCCCAGTTCCCGCTTCAGAATATTCCGGTTCCAGTCAATGCAGCTCTGGGAGAAAGAAGGACGTTTCCAATGCGACGTTATTTCCCTCAAGCCAAGAGCGCTTTCCATGCACCCTGCTACAGGTTTTAGCTCAGGATCGCCAACTGCATCccatgtgggttaccaacattagagtgattgtgtgaacccaggccaaggtggtttatggcccgagaTGAACCGGAGGTCCCCACCTTGgagtgggttctcacaatcacgcTTATGTcggtaacccatattaaacctagattcaaatggttgtgtgaGCCAGGCCTCCGAATTACCTGAACATTATTTTACCTCAGGGTTACCTCAGTTTTGGCAAGTTAAAGTTAGTCACAACCACTCTGGAATTCAGTCTCCATgaggttaaaaataaaatggcaatgTTTCACCTGCGTCACCGGATTCATCAGTTTCACTGGAAGGTAATTTTACGTCAGAATAGCAGGCTTAGGCCCATGTCAACACCCTCCCTTGACTATATTTAAGCTCAGTTAAGCCAATAAATTAGCACACAGTCCTCTTTACCTCAAGATAGCTCCCACAAGATTACAAAAGAGGCGTGGGACTTCTCTTAAAAAGGGCTCTAAAATATTATATAGGGTAAATAGGGAGTGCCTTTAATCCACATCAAACCAAGTGATTGTTCActaagtaaaatgtgccatcgagtcagtgtcgactcctggcgcccacagaaccctgtagttgtcttgggtagaatataggaggggttgaccattgtctcctcccgcatagtgtgagatgatgcctttcagaagcttcctatatcgctgctgcccaatatagtagaagcggggattcgaaccagcgacCTTCTGCtcgtttgtcaagcatttccccgctgcgccaccatTATGGCCAGCATGGCCAAAGTTAATGGACTGGACCCAAACATTGATCCAAGGCCTCAGCCAACTAATGATTAACTCTTTTGACTGCCTCTGTTAATTGAATTGTGAAGGTAGCATTGTCTCTCAGTGTTTGTGAAGACACAATTAACTTGCTCTCAGGCAATCCCTTACCTCAGGATGCTCGTCATGATGTCACCTAttgttctgccttagtcaaatgtattgattaacttgcctcaaacatgtaccccttttgctGTTACTTTAAACATATTTCTTCTTAGCATCACATAGAGGGACACAAGAAGTCATTTAATTGCTGTCTAACACGTATGGCTtggcttcttcctcctctcctaactcctttgacttttaacattcttggggaCAAGGCAGCAGAAGATGAAGATTTGCTTTGAGGAATGTCAACAGAACGATGTTGTTCTGTTCTTCTATCCTTCCCTTccgctgaagcttcacacagacccaacAATCAGTCAATGGACCTCCcactttctaacatcaaaaaGCTTTGCTGGTGGGTGGGAacctagtctttgattcaggtaaatacagtgtcAGTCCGGGTCGTGTGAACGGTCCTTATGTTTCTGACTTGGTAGAAATTAAGGTGATGGGGTCTGGAAGCAACTAGCGAACACGGCTTCCTAGCTCGGCTTGGCGATCAGCCAGTAATATGAAATTCTGAATTTCTTTTGAAAGATTATGGAAGACGTACTTTCCTAGTCAGAAAGAGAGGCCGGTGCTGCATGCGAGTCATTTGGAAAGGAAATTGCTAAACAAGAGATCCTGAAAACTCTTTGAAACGAGTTGGGCAATGCAGCCCAGCTGTCTAGGGAAGTGGCGGCGAAATATTCCAGGGTAAGATAAGATAGCCCCCACAATGGAAATGGCCCATTTCCTTCAAAGGAAATGGGCTGGAGTGGGCCTTGCTTGGGCAATGCTGCCATGACTGACAGTTGAGTGGGAGTGacgagcatccagccaggctgcAAGCCCTGCGCATAAATGTCGACAAAGAGGGGGGGAGTGGTGGCGTGCCAGCCCCAGTCTGGGTAGGATGGCATTGGGCATCCATTTCCCCCACTCACTGCCATGCTGGGTACCCAGTGTGGGTTGGCTGTCATTGCTCTACCCAGATGGCGGCTAGCATGTGACCACTCCCCTGTTCTCCATTGCCGATGACACATGGCTATTCCTCCTCAGGAGTGCCTGTGGGGCTGGCTGCCCTCAAATGCTTGTTAAGAAGCTGCTAAGGAGGAAATCTCTGCTGATGCACGCACCAGAAAATGATTGTCGTCGGGTATCTTTTTACCTGCACGTATCTGCTGTCGCTGCGCAAATATTCATCTGCGAGGATCTCATCGAGAGTAATCCTCCCCACTCTCCCGAGGCCTGCAAGGGAAATAAGTTTAACAAGTAAGCTTTGCTGGCCAGGGTGGAGGAGGCAATGCTTGGGCAACCCGGGTGGGAGAAAACTTCCTGGGGCTCACCTTCAAACAGGGCAGCGCCTCCATAACCTTCTTTTTGCTTCTCTTTGAACAGCTTCAGACAGGCCAGGGGGCTGGCTAGTAGCAGTCGGAAACCCTGCATGGAGACGGATGAAGCCGGTGAGCGGGACACAGAATGTGATTAATGCTGTATAATCTTGTATTGTTGCCTGCTTTCTCGAGTCTTATCCACTCCGGCCCCAGCATTGGGGAATTTGCTGTGATGTCGCTGAATGTCCACAAACATTCTAACTGCTTAAGCTGGTGCATCAGTCCCAGAAGGTTGACAACTAGTGTGCTTTTTGTGAAGAGCAGTGAGAGGAAGGCCTTACAGAGCAACGGGATGGGGGACGTGTGTGCCATTAGCCACTGCTAGGGGAAATGGCAAGGTAGATGGGTAAAAGCCTCCATTCCCCAGACTAGAGCTAATGAAACATGAAGCATTATAGGAAAGGAAGAATGGTTGAATCATTTGCCCCGTGGATCAGTACCTTCCGGTCAGGAGCTGGGACGAAGGTCAGGAACTCGTCCACATGCCCCACAGTGAGCCAGTCAGAATAAAGTTCCACAGGGGACTGAACTTTCTGCGCATAGAGGAAGTCGCGGACAACTTTCGCCATTCTCCTGGTGCCGGACCTAAAAgttgagagaaggagagaaaggtgAAATGAGACGACGCCCAACTTTTGAAACTGAGAGCAGCTTCTCACATGATTGACAGCATCATCCATGCAGAGGTATGGATATGAGCATGCAACCTATGGCTGAATGCATGCTTTCCAAACTGTGTGATGCCCTTCTTGCTAGGGGGTACCACTTTatcgtcaccttaagtggagcagcggggaaatgcttgactaacaagcaggaggttgctggttcgaatccctgctggtacgtttcccatcaggcagcagcgagataggaagatgctgaaaggcatcatctcatacggagtaggagatggcaatggtcaacccctgctgtattctaccaaagaaaaccacaaggctctgtgggatCCAGGagccaaaatcaacttgacaacacactttacctttaccactttATCATGGAGACTAATCACACACACCTGCATCCCAGGCAGTTCTAGACTCTGGGCTGCTGTCCAGAGaatattgtttgtttgattgattgattgattgattttctataccgcccttccaaaaattgctcaatAGCGTGGCCTGTGAGAACTCAGATCGTCCCCGGTTAAGAATAGGCTCTTGTTGGTTTTATTTATACAACGttcatatcctgcctttcttctatGTTGCTTTGAGATGGATTCCCATCCAAACACTGACCAGGTGAACCAGGTTGATTCATTTCAGCCAGGCTTCTTCTGTACCACCTGCTTTCATTCCATGTGTCTTGGGAGCAGTTTTGAGCTTCCAGCGTACATGGAGAGCCAGAAACCCGAGATTGCATAGGCTCGTCCATGTGCTGGCTACCTGGACTCTGTACACATTTCTCAGTTCTTGGGGTATCCCTGCCTTTtttgttgtcttttaaaaaaacattttatatcccactcttcctccaaggagcccagagcagtgtactacatacttaagtttctcctcacaacaaccctgtgaagtaggttaggctgagagttaagtggcTGGCCCAAGAGTCGccaagcaagtatcatggctgaatggggatttgaactcgggactccccggtcctagtccagcactctaaccactacaccatgctggctttgcaACCTTCACTCGGCCGGCTCCCCCAGATCGGGGGCTCACCCAGGGAAACTGCTCCCGATGAGGATCCGCCCCAGAGGATACTCCTTCCCTTTGACTGTCACCGGAGGGCTGATGTCTAAGTTCCCAAAAGAATCCAGGCTGGAGATGCGGCCATTCTTGGGCTCTCGGGTCACATACCCAAAATCAGGGCCCTTAGAAGGGAACAAGAGAGCAGAAAGTTGCATACGAGCAACAATTGGTAATCGATCATGCAACCAAGACTATACCAAGAGCTGAGCTTACCAAAATCATCTTAAAGGGGAACTCCTTGAGGCCTCTGTTTCGGGGGGAGTCAAAGACAACAGGGAAAGACTTGTGCGGGGCCTCCACATAACCAAACTCCATCTCGTCCTGTTGGTGGGGGGAATGTGCATTAGAgtgcaacaattaaaatataccCCATATATGTGTGTTTTCAAAAGGGGCTGGTGGCTTGCCCCACTTTTCCTCAAGCAGTAGGAACTTCTGAGGGTGGCTTGTTTATAGGGTTGGTTTCCCTTTGATGaaagagaggagaggtggtctggtggcagcaagcatgacttgtccccttagctaagcagggtctgccctggttgcatatgaatgggagaccagaaatgtgagcactggaagatcttcccctcaggggatggagccgctctgggaagagcagaaggttccaagttccatccctggtggcaactccaagagagggctgagagagattcctgcctgcaaccttggagaagccactgccagtctgtgaagacaatactgagctagaaagaccaatggtctgactcagtatgtggcagcttcctatgtgctatGAAAGGGTGAGCACAAGGACAATGTCTTTGCACAAaagccacacacagacacaccataCCATCCTGTATAAGAAACAACTACAACCCCTCAAAGTCATAAGCAGGCTTTGGGATCCTTCAGAACTCCTCCTCTTCAAAATCATGAGCAAGCTTTTGTGTTCTCCAGATCCCTTCTTCAGGCTGAAGTTTTGAAGAGCTCAAAAGCTCACTCATGACTTGGTGGCATTGTTTTCCAATTATAAGGCTGCTGCCTTATATAGGTGTTCAGGgaatcaaaccagcaacctctggcttgctaataaagtcatttccccgctgcgccattagacaTAAATTCCCACCATGCTTACgtgtgttgttttgttgtgagtgtgtggggtgtgtgtgcacattttaaaaaggggtaATTACAACCATTCACCAGGTAGTAACTAACTCATATGCTGTGCACCTAACCGTGGTGAACAGATTGCCTTTTCCTGCTGAATAGTTACGTGGAATATTCTAAAGCAACAACTAGAGATAAGCTTCTGCCCCACAGTGTTTCTTCCGTGCCCCACGACCCCAAGGGGGATACCTGGATCCAGCGGTCACCCCGGTTTTCTACTTCTGGGCAAATTGTCAGTTTACAATTGGCTTCCTTTGCAAGTATTTTTATGGCTTCCAAAAACTTCTGGTTGGTGTTTTGGCCTCTCACAATGCTGGAAAGAAAACGAAGAAGCAGACAAGGTTGTATAGATATGAGGGACACCTCGGCTCAGTTTGGAAGGCATTGGGTCTTGACTGcaaatctgaaccagttccaaaTGAAGCTGTGTCCACACAGtcatggtgatcctggttaaagagatGACCAGGATCACTGAGCCCTGAGGAGGAAGCTGGGACCTCATttctgtattcatttgttctatttgttccctgctttttttttctttttcccaaaACAAGGCTGCTAAagcagtttataattaaaactCATGCAAAGGGACAATTAGGGTTAGAGTATGCGTTGGAGGCAGCCTCTTCTGGTCCCTGCCAGTTGTTGACCTccaagcaaggaggcaggagaAGAGATCTGGGTTATGCCACCCCACATAAACTGCGCCTTGGCTAATAGGTAGAGTCTTTAATCCAGTTTAGAGCTGCCGTCCTTGGAAGCGATATCCAGCACCAGCAGAACGCAAACTGTCTGGACACTAGCTTTAGCACCCCAAAACAGctcctgcacccacccacccaaaaaactAAGCCcttggttttttgtgtttttaccTGCAGACAAACATTTCTACAGGCTTCAGTGTGTTGGGGGTCATCAGCCAGGGAGCCACCCGGAAAACCACAGTGTCCGTGAAAACTGGGGTGGCTGGTAAATCCTGTGAGAAgcaagcagaggggagggaagtAAGTTAGTAGATCTTTATTTTTGTGCCTGCACTCTCAGACTGAGAAATGTGAGAAGGGAGACGCCTATGGAGAAGTCGGGCGGGTTTTCCCCCCTCAAACTGGGGTCCTTGTTAGCTGAGTAAaacagcaccttttaaagtggagattctcttatatcTAGCGGGGGGGAGCAATTGGCCCAAGCCAACCCTAGCCTTCTGGTGGCTGCTGCTAGTATCTACCTTATTAGATCGTGAGCCTGTTGGGGACATGGAacccttcatttatttatt
The genomic region above belongs to Hemicordylus capensis ecotype Gifberg chromosome 16, rHemCap1.1.pri, whole genome shotgun sequence and contains:
- the LOC128338321 gene encoding protein-arginine deiminase type-1-like isoform X2, with the translated sequence MTAKQRVIRVSTEQPTYAVTVLGTEISIDVNGFIPRGATSFDVRGTSGLRVYVIYNPKLVTKPIGAVRWPLNSEVEVIVASNDPSSVVNDNKVRVSYYGPTGETLIANAWLYLTCMAISLDADTSRTGVVESTANNKTKWTWGPHGEGAILLVNCDRDGPSSGNLDNAYPSVRSYEDLQDMSLMILSTQGPAGVFDSHKLLLHISMFDAGKVRVFHVNGNTSLSSYEHVLGSDKLSYAVKRSDGKARHSFFVEGLAFPDADFAGLVSLNATLLEQPSQDLPATPVFTDTVVFRVAPWLMTPNTLKPVEMFVCSIVRGQNTNQKFLEAIKILAKEANCKLTICPEVENRGDRWIQDEMEFGYVEAPHKSFPVVFDSPRNRGLKEFPFKMILGPDFGYVTREPKNGRISSLDSFGNLDISPPVTVKGKEYPLGRILIGSSFPGSGTRRMAKVVRDFLYAQKVQSPVELYSDWLTVGHVDEFLTFVPAPDRKGFRLLLASPLACLKLFKEKQKEGYGGAALFEGLGRVGRITLDEILADEYLRSDSRYVQSCIDWNRNILKRELGLSERDIVDIPQLFTLEHSSATALFPDMVNMLVLGKRLGIPKPFGPIIHGRCCLEEEVCRLLEPLGLTCTFIDDFFSYHVLSGEVHCGTNVCREPFSFHWWNILP
- the LOC128338321 gene encoding protein-arginine deiminase type-1-like isoform X5, which produces MTAKQRVIRVSTEQPTYAVTVLGTEISIDVNGFIPRGATSFDVRGTSGLRVYVIYNPKLVTKPIGAVRWPLNSEVEVIVASNDPSSVVNDNKVRVSYYGPTGETLIANAWLYLTCMAISLDADTSRTGVVESTANNKTKWTWGPHGEGAILLVNCDRDGPSSGNLDNAYPSVRSYEDLQDMSLMILSTQGPAGVFDSHKLLLHISMFDAGKVRVFHVNGNTSLSSYEHVLGSDKLSYAVKRSDGKARHSFFVEGLAFPDADFAGLVSLNATLLEQPSQDLPATPVFTDTVVFRVAPWLMTPNTLKPVEMFVCSIVRGQNTNQKFLEAIKILAKEANCKLTICPEVENRGDRWIQDEMEFGYVEAPHKSFPVVFDSPRNRGLKEFPFKMILGPDFGYVTREPKNGRISSLDSFGNLDISPPVTVKGKEYPLGRILIGSSFPGSGTRRMAKVVRDFLYAQKVQSPVELYSDWLTVGHVDEFLTFVPAPDRKGFRLLLASPLACLKLFKEKQKEGYGGAALFEGLGRVGRITLDEILADEYLRSDSRYVQSCIDWNRNILKRELGLSERDIVDIPQLFTLEHSSATALFPDMVSPS
- the LOC128338321 gene encoding protein-arginine deiminase type-1-like isoform X4; amino-acid sequence: MTAKQRVIRVSTEQPTYAVTVLGTEISIDVNGFIPRGATSFDVRGTSGLRVYVIYNPKLVTKPIGAVRWPLNSEVEVIVASNDPSSVVNDNKVRVSYYGPTGETLIANAWLYLTCMAISLDADTSRTGVVESTANNKTKWTWGPHGEGAILLVNCDRDGPSSGNLDNAYPSVRSYEDLQDMSLMILSTQGPAGVFDSHKLLLHISMFDAGKVRVFHVNGNTSLSSYEHVLGSDKLSYAVKRSDGKARHSFFVEGLAFPDADFAGLVSLNATLLEQPSQDLPATPVFTDTVVFRVAPWLMTPNTLKPVEMFVCSIVRGQNTNQKFLEAIKILAKEANCKLTICPEVENRGDRWIQDEMEFGYVEAPHKSFPVVFDSPRNRGLKEFPFKMILGPDFGYVTREPKNGRISSLDSFGNLDISPPVTVKGKEYPLGRILIGSSFPGSGTRRMAKVVRDFLYAQKVQSPVELYSDWLTVGHVDEFLTFVPAPDRKGFRLLLASPLACLKLFKEKQKEGYGGAALFEGLGRVGRITLDEILADEYLRSDSRYVQSCIDWNRNILKRELGLSERDIVDIPQLFTLEHSSATALFPDMDRGSL